In Prosthecobacter sp. SYSU 5D2, one genomic interval encodes:
- a CDS encoding family 10 glycosylhydrolase, translated as MRFLVSLLLLSILQAPAQTTVPLPARELRGSWIATVHNINWPSEPGLPATRQKEQLQRLIQSAHDHGLNCLIFQVRPAGDALYDSNIEPWSPYLSGLMSLPPSPKWDPLEFAIQEAHRLGMELHAWFNPYRALAGDKHSPSADHIRRTKPEWTVKYGRDWWMNPGIPEVRQRAVDVILDVTRRYDVDGIHMDDYFYPYPITGADKKPVPFNDAAAYAQYNGLGGMTQSLTAWRRQNVDETVRAIYTGIKGIKRTVKFGISPFGLWRPNHPEGTGGGLDPYEELGADSRKWLQQGWVDYLTPQLYWTIDRPKLGFTTYYDWWLEQNTAGRHIWPGMNSSKVGDDRNAGEILKQISVLRERGLRMTPGHFHWNFGALDKNLGKLGTYAKERAYNIHALPPASPWLSNVALPAPLIEKFAEGKRFRWGFKDVRWEGYSRWWVIQAMIEGKWRTVEVTFKDQKELAWPANASAVAVRAAGKSWEVGEAAVVGR; from the coding sequence ATGCGCTTCCTCGTTTCCTTGCTCCTTCTTTCCATTCTCCAGGCCCCGGCACAAACCACGGTCCCGCTTCCCGCGCGGGAGCTGCGGGGTTCATGGATCGCCACTGTCCACAACATCAACTGGCCCAGCGAGCCCGGCCTCCCCGCCACCCGACAGAAAGAGCAGCTCCAGCGCCTCATCCAGAGCGCCCATGACCATGGCCTGAACTGCCTCATCTTTCAGGTCCGCCCTGCCGGGGACGCGCTCTACGATTCCAACATCGAGCCTTGGTCCCCCTACCTCAGCGGCCTCATGAGCCTCCCCCCCTCCCCCAAATGGGACCCTCTCGAATTCGCCATCCAGGAGGCGCACCGCCTTGGCATGGAACTGCACGCCTGGTTCAATCCCTACCGCGCACTCGCCGGGGACAAGCACAGCCCCAGCGCCGACCACATCCGCCGCACCAAACCCGAATGGACCGTCAAATACGGCCGCGACTGGTGGATGAACCCTGGCATCCCGGAGGTACGCCAGCGTGCCGTGGATGTGATCCTGGACGTGACCCGCCGCTATGATGTGGATGGCATCCACATGGATGACTACTTCTACCCCTATCCCATCACCGGCGCGGACAAAAAGCCGGTTCCCTTTAACGACGCAGCCGCCTATGCCCAATACAATGGGCTGGGCGGCATGACCCAGAGTCTGACTGCCTGGCGCCGTCAAAATGTGGACGAAACCGTCCGCGCCATCTACACCGGCATCAAGGGCATCAAACGCACCGTCAAATTTGGCATCAGCCCCTTCGGCCTCTGGCGGCCCAACCATCCCGAAGGCACCGGCGGCGGCCTGGACCCCTATGAGGAACTCGGGGCCGACAGCCGCAAGTGGCTGCAGCAGGGCTGGGTGGACTACCTCACTCCGCAGCTCTACTGGACCATTGACCGCCCCAAGCTCGGCTTCACCACCTACTACGACTGGTGGCTGGAGCAAAACACCGCCGGCCGCCACATCTGGCCCGGCATGAACAGCAGCAAAGTCGGCGACGACCGCAACGCAGGCGAGATCCTCAAACAGATCAGCGTATTGCGCGAGCGCGGCCTGCGCATGACGCCCGGCCACTTCCACTGGAACTTCGGCGCCCTGGACAAAAATCTCGGCAAGCTCGGCACTTATGCAAAGGAACGCGCCTATAACATCCACGCCCTGCCGCCCGCCAGCCCCTGGCTCAGCAACGTCGCCCTGCCCGCCCCATTGATCGAAAAGTTCGCCGAAGGCAAACGCTTCCGCTGGGGTTTCAAAGACGTCCGCTGGGAAGGCTACAGCCGCTGGTGGGTCATCCAGGCCATGATTGAGGGCAAATGGCGAACCGTCGAAGTCACCTTCAAAGACCAAAAGGAGCTCGCCTGGCCCGCCAACGCCAGCGCCGTTGCCGTCCGCGCCGCCGGAAAATCCTGGGAGGTCGGCGAGGCGGCGGTGGTGGGCCGCTGA
- a CDS encoding PSD1 and planctomycete cytochrome C domain-containing protein, with protein MPASIRHVLWVALACSLGTAGAAEMTAERRAFFEARIRPVLVKQCYECHSAGARKIGGKLLLDSPGDMLEGGESGTAMVPGDPDESLIIQALKYEGIEMPPDKPLSEGVVQDFITWVKMGAPDPREERPRQTDRMTVHDPDSIWAYQPVKDHAVPKVKNSTWQRDPLDAFILQKIEAAGQHPARDASATTLVRRVFIDLTGLPPTAKEVDDFVSATNQESNHATNPSKAYEKLVDRLLQSPHFGERWGRHWLDVARFGESNGNDGLSRNPSFPHAWRYRDYVIQSFNEDTPYDRFITEQIAGDLIPAGSPALRDRQLIATGFLALGAKPAKAMNENFEMDVVADQIGVVGHGIMGLSVACARCHDHKTDPISARDYYAMAGIFKSTETLWGAAAMQGLTAPQTALHELRASPPAKPRAEIEPVILANKPRRTPAKVVHTYKNSDSLAMGVREAKKIEDCKLNIDGESKRLGASVPRGFLTTLGSLDVAIPPTGQQSGRLELAQWLTHPKHPQTARVMVNRLWLHLFGEGLVRTPDDFGVYGERPTHPELLDHLATRFIKQGWSMKRMIRDLVLSRTYQQDSTCDEALVKADPDNLLQARHNRRRLDAEALRDAILKASGSLDARPGQGSLIQARDVLINELDHLHQPSPHRSVYLLMLRNSMPPELTPFNLPDGTAVTGRRDVSTLPTQSLYLLNNRFLVEQSEQFSKRLMLKDGDNHDQRIHTAYRLALGRGPTTAEKERAAEFIRETDLHLVSTVEGEAERSHLVWAAFAQALLASSEMRYVD; from the coding sequence ATGCCTGCTTCTATCCGCCATGTCCTATGGGTGGCGCTTGCTTGCAGCCTGGGCACTGCCGGTGCCGCAGAGATGACTGCTGAAAGACGCGCTTTCTTTGAAGCCAGGATCCGGCCCGTGCTTGTAAAACAATGTTACGAATGCCACTCAGCGGGAGCCAGAAAGATCGGCGGCAAGCTGCTGCTGGACAGTCCCGGTGATATGCTGGAGGGCGGCGAATCCGGCACGGCCATGGTGCCCGGTGACCCGGATGAAAGCCTCATCATCCAGGCTCTGAAGTATGAGGGAATCGAGATGCCACCTGACAAGCCCCTGTCTGAGGGCGTGGTGCAGGATTTTATCACCTGGGTGAAGATGGGCGCACCGGACCCTCGCGAAGAGCGGCCCCGGCAGACGGACCGGATGACCGTTCATGATCCCGATTCTATTTGGGCTTATCAACCCGTGAAGGATCACGCGGTGCCAAAGGTAAAGAACAGTACCTGGCAGCGTGACCCTCTAGATGCTTTCATTCTGCAAAAGATCGAAGCCGCCGGACAGCATCCGGCCAGAGATGCCTCAGCGACCACTCTGGTCAGGCGCGTGTTCATTGACCTGACCGGCCTGCCACCGACGGCAAAGGAGGTTGATGATTTTGTCTCAGCGACTAACCAAGAGTCCAACCACGCGACCAACCCCTCCAAGGCCTATGAAAAGCTCGTGGACCGCCTGCTGCAAAGCCCGCACTTTGGCGAACGATGGGGGCGGCACTGGCTGGATGTGGCACGTTTTGGCGAGTCCAACGGCAATGACGGCCTGAGCCGCAATCCCAGCTTTCCCCATGCGTGGCGTTATCGTGATTACGTCATCCAGTCCTTCAATGAAGACACCCCTTATGACCGCTTCATCACAGAGCAGATCGCCGGAGACCTGATCCCTGCCGGGTCCCCTGCCCTGCGCGACCGGCAGCTCATCGCCACCGGCTTTTTAGCCCTGGGAGCCAAGCCGGCCAAGGCGATGAATGAGAACTTTGAGATGGATGTCGTCGCCGACCAGATCGGCGTCGTCGGGCATGGCATTATGGGATTGAGCGTCGCTTGTGCGCGCTGTCATGACCACAAAACCGACCCCATTTCCGCCCGCGATTATTACGCGATGGCCGGTATCTTCAAGAGCACGGAAACGCTTTGGGGCGCTGCGGCCATGCAGGGTCTCACAGCTCCGCAAACCGCCTTGCACGAGCTACGCGCCTCTCCTCCTGCAAAGCCCAGGGCGGAGATCGAGCCCGTCATCCTGGCCAACAAACCGCGCCGCACACCGGCTAAAGTGGTCCACACTTACAAGAACAGCGACAGTCTGGCCATGGGCGTGCGGGAGGCGAAGAAGATCGAAGACTGCAAACTGAACATAGACGGCGAATCCAAGCGACTCGGTGCCAGTGTCCCTCGCGGATTCCTGACCACCCTCGGCAGCCTGGACGTGGCCATCCCACCAACCGGTCAGCAGAGCGGCCGTCTCGAACTGGCCCAATGGCTCACGCATCCCAAACACCCTCAGACCGCGCGGGTCATGGTCAACCGCCTCTGGCTGCATCTCTTTGGTGAGGGCCTGGTGCGGACACCGGATGACTTTGGTGTCTATGGTGAAAGGCCGACCCACCCGGAGCTGCTGGATCATCTGGCTACCCGTTTCATCAAACAGGGCTGGTCAATGAAACGCATGATCCGTGACCTGGTTCTAAGCCGCACGTATCAGCAGGACAGCACCTGCGATGAAGCCCTGGTCAAAGCCGATCCCGACAACCTGCTGCAAGCCCGGCACAATCGCCGGCGGCTGGATGCGGAAGCATTAAGAGATGCCATTTTAAAAGCCAGCGGCAGCCTGGATGCCCGCCCCGGGCAGGGCTCTCTCATTCAGGCGCGCGATGTGCTCATCAATGAACTGGACCACCTGCACCAGCCCAGCCCGCACCGCAGTGTGTACCTGCTCATGCTGCGCAACTCCATGCCCCCGGAGCTGACGCCCTTTAACCTGCCGGACGGTACCGCCGTCACCGGCAGGCGTGATGTTTCCACCCTGCCCACTCAGTCGCTTTACCTGCTGAACAACCGCTTCCTGGTGGAACAGTCAGAGCAGTTTTCCAAACGTCTGATGCTTAAAGACGGCGACAACCACGATCAGCGGATCCACACCGCCTACCGCCTCGCTCTTGGCCGCGGCCCCACCACTGCCGAAAAAGAACGTGCCGCAGAATTCATCCGTGAAACAGACTTGCACCTGGTCTCAACCGTGGAGGGAGAAGCCGAACGCAGCCATCTCGTCTGGGCAGCCTTCGCCCAGGCTCTGCTGGCCAGCAGCGAAATGCGGTATGTGGACTGA
- a CDS encoding VWA domain-containing protein, producing the protein MDWESPKLLLLALPAMALLLWFENRSAHPMEGLRKRLLLVVRALGVLLALLALAGPARVSQTGKKALGIVVDASQSMGAEGWQKSLVEAKRLQNDLGSEAESFIVMLGAQPALLPEGPEPDVTPFQTAQGGDSHYSAAIEYAQALFPAGASRDIVLIGDGHETRGSLLEAARQASVSGVRLHALPVAGPRKPDARVRELTASRNRLNEGATLKLTAQLESTLDAQGTLRLFENGIQVEQRPVTFKAGQPLTETFTRTPGERNIFKYRAVLEGISADSIPANNSALTLVDVRGRLRLLYLDSDNSEAAYLQQAMAKEGIELDLRQPGNIPGSLDQLSGYDGIILSDVPAHLLGEGTMTAMRDYVDKLGGGFLMLGGPNSFGLGGFYKTPIDDILPVRLKAPDEEEKQSAAVAIVMDRSGSMAGEKLEMAKTASIATAEVLGRNDSIGVYAFDSEAHVVAPMTRLTSTATVAGQISAVAAGGGTNLEPAFLQARDALRRVKAKVKHMIILTDGQTSGTGYEALASQCRGEGITISTVSIGEGSHVALLQAIASSGGGQSYTTTDASSISRIFTQDTLMHTGRMMREEPFIPELVEKHPMLVGFDSWTSPDLLGYVKTIRKSTAQVPLVTDTGDPLLAHWRFGLGKVTAFTSDAKSRWASLWIARWPDFSRFWSQLLRETARPPQGRHMDLAAEMRGDDARIRVDLQQDAGTRANDARVQAEVFFVSADALGAPLKPVQNLSLGQTGPGLYESVFRPDQPGVYLIRAQSGAETVSAGLVHNPGSEASLGTVNETLLQQATKLTGGKVLQPGQQPDLSQTQAVQYVELWPPLILMLLIFFLLDAAIRRWEHVQGIWERALQAIPSKAKL; encoded by the coding sequence ATGGACTGGGAATCGCCGAAACTTTTGCTGCTGGCTCTGCCGGCCATGGCCTTGCTGCTGTGGTTTGAGAACCGGTCCGCGCATCCCATGGAGGGGCTGCGCAAGCGCCTGCTGCTGGTGGTGCGCGCCCTCGGCGTCCTGCTGGCGCTGCTGGCCCTGGCCGGTCCGGCCCGGGTTTCCCAGACCGGTAAAAAAGCCCTCGGCATCGTCGTGGATGCCAGCCAGAGCATGGGCGCGGAGGGTTGGCAAAAGAGCCTGGTGGAAGCGAAGCGGCTGCAAAACGACCTCGGCTCCGAGGCGGAAAGTTTCATCGTCATGCTGGGGGCGCAGCCTGCACTTCTCCCCGAAGGACCGGAGCCGGACGTCACTCCTTTTCAGACCGCGCAGGGCGGCGACAGCCACTACAGCGCCGCCATCGAGTACGCCCAGGCCCTCTTTCCCGCCGGAGCCAGCCGGGACATCGTGCTCATTGGCGATGGCCACGAGACGCGCGGCAGCCTGCTGGAGGCCGCCCGCCAGGCCAGTGTCAGCGGCGTCCGCCTCCATGCCCTGCCCGTCGCCGGACCGCGCAAGCCGGATGCCCGCGTGCGGGAGCTCACCGCCAGCCGCAACCGTCTGAACGAAGGGGCCACGCTGAAGCTCACCGCCCAGCTCGAGTCCACCCTGGATGCGCAGGGCACCCTGCGCCTCTTTGAAAATGGCATCCAGGTGGAGCAGCGGCCCGTGACATTTAAAGCCGGTCAACCGCTGACAGAAACCTTCACCCGCACCCCCGGTGAACGAAACATCTTTAAATATCGCGCCGTGCTGGAAGGCATCAGCGCGGACAGCATCCCCGCCAACAACAGCGCCCTCACCCTGGTGGATGTGCGCGGACGGCTGCGCCTGCTTTATCTGGACAGCGACAACAGCGAGGCCGCCTACCTCCAGCAGGCCATGGCCAAAGAAGGCATCGAGCTGGACCTGCGCCAGCCCGGTAACATCCCAGGTAGCCTGGACCAGCTCTCCGGTTATGACGGCATCATCCTCAGCGACGTGCCTGCGCACCTGCTGGGGGAAGGCACCATGACGGCCATGCGGGACTACGTGGACAAACTGGGCGGCGGTTTCCTCATGCTTGGCGGGCCCAACAGCTTCGGCCTTGGCGGCTTTTACAAAACACCCATTGATGACATCCTCCCCGTCCGCCTCAAGGCGCCGGATGAAGAGGAAAAACAGAGCGCCGCCGTGGCCATCGTCATGGACCGCTCCGGCTCCATGGCGGGTGAAAAACTGGAGATGGCCAAGACCGCCTCCATCGCCACCGCAGAGGTCCTCGGGCGCAATGACTCCATCGGCGTCTATGCTTTCGACAGCGAGGCCCATGTCGTCGCCCCCATGACCCGGCTCACCTCCACCGCCACCGTCGCGGGCCAGATCTCCGCCGTCGCCGCCGGGGGCGGCACCAATCTGGAGCCCGCCTTTCTCCAGGCCCGCGATGCCCTCCGCCGCGTGAAGGCCAAGGTAAAGCACATGATCATCCTCACCGATGGACAGACCTCTGGCACTGGATATGAAGCCCTAGCCTCCCAGTGCCGGGGCGAGGGCATCACCATCTCCACCGTCTCCATTGGGGAGGGCTCCCACGTCGCGCTGCTCCAGGCCATCGCCAGCAGCGGCGGCGGCCAGTCTTACACCACTACGGATGCCAGCAGCATCAGCCGCATCTTCACCCAGGACACCCTCATGCACACCGGCCGCATGATGCGCGAGGAGCCGTTCATTCCAGAGCTCGTCGAAAAACATCCCATGCTCGTCGGGTTCGACTCCTGGACCTCGCCCGACCTTCTGGGGTATGTGAAGACCATCCGCAAATCCACCGCCCAGGTGCCTCTGGTGACGGATACGGGCGATCCTCTGCTGGCCCACTGGCGCTTCGGCCTGGGCAAGGTCACCGCCTTCACCAGCGATGCCAAAAGCCGCTGGGCCTCCCTTTGGATCGCCCGCTGGCCGGACTTCAGCCGCTTCTGGTCCCAGCTCCTGCGTGAGACCGCCCGCCCGCCGCAGGGCCGCCACATGGACCTGGCTGCGGAAATGCGCGGGGATGACGCCCGCATCCGCGTGGACCTCCAGCAGGATGCCGGCACCCGCGCCAACGATGCCCGCGTGCAGGCGGAAGTCTTCTTTGTCTCGGCAGATGCCCTGGGAGCCCCCTTGAAGCCTGTACAAAACCTTTCGTTAGGCCAGACCGGCCCCGGCCTCTACGAATCCGTCTTCCGCCCGGACCAGCCCGGCGTTTACCTCATCCGCGCGCAGAGTGGTGCCGAAACCGTCTCAGCCGGTCTGGTCCACAATCCGGGCAGCGAGGCCAGCCTGGGCACCGTCAATGAAACCTTGCTGCAACAGGCCACAAAACTCACGGGGGGCAAAGTCCTGCAACCCGGCCAGCAGCCCGATCTCAGCCAGACGCAGGCCGTCCAATACGTCGAGCTCTGGCCGCCTCTCATCCTCATGCTCCTGATCTTCTTCCTGCTGGATGCCGCCATTCGCCGGTGGGAGCACGTGCAGGGCATCTGGGAGCGCGCACTCCAGGCCATCCCGTCCAAGGCAAAGCTGTAG